TATTTTGGTATAACAGGATAAGTGCTGCTTTAGGGAGGCTTGCAAGCTAATCAAGATACTTCTGATACTTTGTGAAACTTTTCCAACCAGGTTTTGGGTTGCTCGGTGATTACTTAATTGCGGAGTAGCTAACATGCTAGTTACAGCAATGAACTTAggcttgtggttttttttcaatCAATACAGAAATGTCATTAGCAACTAGGAGATACATATACATTCACACactatatacacacacacacacactcctaATCTTAGAGGATCAGTTAATGCAACATACAGCAACTAGATTATCAAAAGCATACtcagcaggaaatgaaaaagtaacTCTGCAGTAAGTTGGGTATTTGATTCAAATTCACTGTTGAAATTACATCCCATCTACAGGGAGTACCGTATTGACATGGCGAAATTACTGCTACCAAGCTGCTTTGTTAGTCCTAGTTAATGAGCAGAACTGGAATCTAAACCATACCTACTTTTCTAGAGTAAATATATAGCACTTAACCTTCACCTCTAACTTTATAGTTCATTTAAGATACTCTCAATCTTTCCAAGAAAGCGaatttcctcccctctcctgtCCCTTTTCTCTAACCAAATTTAATGCTACTTGTAGCTAGGTACTGTAATGTTGATAACTTTCTGCTGGAATTGGACAAGTAACAGGAGTCAAACAAGATCTTTGGTACCGCCATGAATGAATGTTCTCTGCATCTGTGTATGTCAGCTGAATGCTGCATAACTAATAGTAGTTGATTGGCAACATAATTGGCATCAACTGCATTTATGGAAATGGGAGTAAAATCAGGTATAATTAGCCTTGAAATAAGTAAGTATTAAATGATACATAAGTCATATACCTTATAGGGGCCAATCAGCCTTCTTTTAACATCCAACCGGTAGCTTCTGGATTGTTCTGCATCACCCATATCTGTTGCACGCAATCGGAGGATTTCATAAACTCGCCTTGTGTGTTGCTAATgaacagaaaggagaataaagaaCATGTCTGAGTAAAGAGGTCGTTCAGCAGTAGTACTACAGTATTCCTCCACTTTGAATAACTCCTCAGCTTATCAGGTATCAGTCAGATACTGACAAAGCCTCAACCAGCCTCATCCTCCTTACCAGTGGGTTAAACGAATAAATGTTCTTGTTTGTTAATTTATTCCAATACAGATAGTGTATAAACTCTCAGAATGTTGCAGTGTCTATGGAGGTGCTTCAAGGACCTGCTATAAATGAACAGCAGAAAGTCCAGAAGCCAGAGTCCAAAAGTAATCCAAAGAACCAAAGTACTGGAACTAGAGTAACGTTAAGCAATTAACTACTACACAGAAGCTCCTGTACTAGTTTTAATAATCTTCACATACTTATTGCTTTTCACGAGGTCCTCTGGAAATGCTAGGTATGAGAatgaaacaatatttaaatgtttctgtttactAGGAAGATAACAAATGAATTGGTATATGGAAAATCGAGGTGATTCTGGAACGTTAGTGTTACTACTTTAGTGTTCTGTGTTCTCAGAACAACTGTGGCTATTTATGTAGATATATATGAAGAGATGGAAACTGATACTTAAAATTGGAATATTTCAAGTTCTGTTACATCAACAGCatcagatagaaaaaaaaattacttaaaatctTAAGCAATTTCTTCCCTTCCAGAAACACTGTAGAGAAATAATGTTGAAATATCCCACCATACGTAAATTCCAAGTCTCCACCCCTATATTTGGACTGCTGTTATACTAGTCTGATAAGAACAGGTCCAACTACCACTGTTCCAATTTAataccttatttattttcagcttctgttgaGCTTCCATTACCATTTCTTGGCTGAAGCCTTGCATTAACTTTCCTGGGGAAAAGCAAGGCAAGTCTTGACAGAGCTTTACAAGAACAAAGTCTCTTAGCTTTATGTAGTTTTCAGATGGATCttcagctagaaaaaaaaattaaaagattgTATAGTTAATATAAGcattatttgtttcttcaatTCTGGCAAGCAATTACAGGAGCTGTGTAGGACAAAACCAGACACAACATCCATCATATATAAATAGCTGTGCTTAATTGTAAGTGCTGCTATCAAATTTTAGATGTATGACAATATAAGTTGAAGTGTGCTGTGTACAGTATTATACACATTTCCAAGAGACAAGTTCAATCCAATTCAAAGCACAAACCCTTTTTTCTTGCATGTTCCCTCTATTATATAACAGAGGAGAGCATTAGAACTACTCTTAGACAAACTAATTATGTGGAAAAAGATtgaagcaaaagctgaaagCAATTTGAAGTTACTTCTGTCTTGCTTGAAACAGTAGCACTGCTATCAAAACTGTAGCTGtataaaaaacaaagtcaaGAACTAGCTTCAGTCATCATCAACACAGTCCTATTTGCAACTTTGTTTCCACCTGTGAactacagagaaggaaaactctgcagtgctgcaaatgTAGTTAATCACTATTTAATAGTTTGGACAGGTTTACTACAAGTGAGTACCAGGGTCACCTTCCACCCTACCTTAATTTTTCTATGGGCTAGCACTGTGGAATTTATTGTTGAACAGCTTATATCCcagctgtgcttttttgttcattttcttcccctttccctcaAGATGAGGACTATTTTATGTAGTTGACATTTGTGGCTTAAAAATGATCTAAAGCTGATACGTTACTAAGAGGAAGGAACAGCATTTAAGTTTTGGTCCTAGTATATGCAGCACTGCAAAACCAGCAATTTGTTTTTTGGGTTGCAGATTGCTTAGGACCATTGCATCAGTTAAAAAGATTTGCACATGAGTGGAATAATCTTGTATGGCAGAACTTACAGCACTTATTCTGCAGAAGAGTTGAAGAGGCTGTACTGAGATTCAtttattctgttccttttcattCAAATTAGTTAGAAGAAAGATGAGGCAGTTTCTTTATGGTAAGCGCTACCAACATATATTTCACTTGTGTCAACTAGGATGACGACTTACAGTTGGGACAAATATCCATTGCAAATGTGaaagtctgaaatattttatttttttaggcaTTAGTTTCTTTGAGTGAAATTCTAATcattctgaaaagaagaaaggctttACTTAGCAGCTTTAGAGGATGTATGTTTTGTCCATTATAAAGGTTGCCAAGCCTTACTTTCTATCAAAAGGACAATAAATTATCTCGCAGAAGTGTGAGATTACATAACTTTAGAGCCATGTAGAATACTGCAAGcttcctcctgcttcctccttaatccaaaaagaaattaaaagttacCCTAATGCAAATTCGCTGCTTCCTACAAATCTGCATTAAAGCCACTGAGCCAGGAACATGTCGTGATTTATTTAGTACTATATTTAAGACTGTTTATTCTCAGCTATAAAAGCTACGTAAAGCTTTGTAGTATTAATGggaaacaaagataaaaatcacagaatgaataaGACTTCCTACTGCACTTAAAGGAAGTTATGCTTCTTTGGGTTTCTATGAATTGGATTGAAATTACAAGGTAGATTACCCCGTGTTAGGATTATCCTGCAGTGATACCATGAAGAAAGCAAGTgttgtaatgcattttaattagttttttgGAGGGTAGAGGAATAGGAATGggatgcttattttcttttgagatgaGGTCTTAGATGACCTTAGATTAGTCAATTCATATGTTTAAACTGTATTTCTTCCTATATTGGACTTTAAACTACAGGACAGGTGTCATGATTTTAAGCACTTTCAATGCTATATTTTTAGGTGTGTATACactcccttcctcttcttcccattctttcattaaattttCACTTTAATGTATTTGTGGACACACCTCTAACATGACAGGTGCATTCAGCCAGTAACACATGCTCCAGGAGCACAACTCCTGTGCAGATTTTTGTCTGTAGACTTTGGGCTCACATACATGTTAATATACTATTTTAGATTTTGAGTTTTGGCTAATAGGAATAAGTTGAACAAGGAATCTGACAAAGCTTGATCTCCTGGCAAACTCAGCTGTGTATCTCACAATAAAATGGCTAATTAGCTGGTAATCCGTGCATGCTAGGGATTGAATTTTCCTGGTGTGCTGTTCTCTAAGTAGAGGATTTAAGGAGCTACATTATATACAGTTCTTCTGTAAAATAGGGCACTGTTAATCCTGAACTGAGCTGAAGCTAAACCTTCAAAAGGCCATTTAATTCTAACAAGTGAACATGAAAGCCGGTTTGTGGGCTAGCAGTCTCTGAATGTGAACAAACAGGTGAAATGGGTTAGAAATTTAACATATACCTGTAATATCAAGTACTGTAGGAGAAGACATATAGTATCTATGAACTGTTTCAAGAAGCTGAGCACCATGGCCTTCTCCTTGGAACGGTGGCAAGATCAGCATCTGGCTACAGACAAAGGAATGTATTGATATTTCAATTCAAATTCATGCTTTTGCAAATGCTGTAATATAAAGGCATAAAACCTaagtttttcttaaaatacacgCATCAGTGTTAATGTTAAAACATAATTCTTACAGTCTTAGAACTGCTAAATATTCAAAGCTTGTTTGCGATTCCCTCTGCTTCAAGAAGGgaacaatgaaataaatcagtgcaTAGCCAGCTAATAatggggatttttttaaaacaaatcaacacCATTATAAACAAGTATTGGGAACTTCAGCAGTTCcctcttctgaaataaaaggcaaGGCACGAGTTACACCGCCAATTACCTTACACGTGGCCGGGTTTTGTCTGGGTACACATAGTAATTATAGACTGTCATGTAGCCTACGGTCGCAAAGAGCGTAGCTCCATCCTTATTATACTTCTCAAATctgcagataaaacagaaaGCCAAGCAGGTCAATTACAGTCGCGCTCCCATGCAGtgtccattttcttttccattctccaACTGAATTTTCAGTGTCAGCAAGCTACTCTGTGAGGGCCCAATGGGTACACCTGCTATGTTCTGAATGTACAATTCACTTAATTGGTGTGCAGCAACTTGGATAAATCAGACCTCTTTACAGCACTTCAGTGCACTTGCCTATTATAAAGATGAATAGGTggcaagtaaaagaaaacacaggcaaaGCTCATTTTACTGTTTAAGCCTACATTCAGGGCTCTAACGGACAACAGCATTTAATTCAGCTCTATTCTCAAGGTTTCCCAAAGTATAATGGAGGAAAACTCAAGCCTGATAAACaatggtttttctttcctgggaAAAATATCATTATACTGCTCCAATAATTGGCCAGCCACAATTAAAATGCAGGCTTTGTGGAGGTAATAAGGTCCACTGTTGCTTTAGAACTGTACTTACACTATAAAGTAGTTCCATCTTTCATCATCTACATCAATAAAGCTAGCAGTTTCAATAAACCACATCAAGAATGTCTGAAGCCTTTCATGATATTCTCGAAAGCCTGGACACGTCATGTCAGCCTAGGGAAAAAGCCAGGAGAAGTCAGGTGAAACCTATCACAgatgcaaaagggaaaaaaaaaaaaaaaaaatctgcaaaaccTCATTACATCCCCcctacaaaaaagaaaaaaaaaaaagcatgcttcCAATCAGTAAATTGGTCAAAcagtaatatttatattttatatatatacatatatatatatatataatgttacAGAAGGTCCCTCACTGCAAAATAAACTTCAATTTGCTTAAGAAGTTTCACTTATTTTCCATACCTTATATATCTGATATGTAATGTCTTCACCAGCTTCCTCATTATGAACAGAATATGTGTGTAGCAGCATTCCGAAGGGCTTAAAGTTGACCTCCTTTTCCAACAGAGAGACAAAGTCGTCTGTGTTTGTACAAAAGCCAGGAGGAATAATTTCTCTAATTTTACTTTCGACATCATCTGCCTGGGGAATACAAAACAGGGCGGGATCagcaaaagattaaaaagacaGCATCAAAGTTATCATTTTGCTATTAGAGCTGAATAAGAAAAGGAATGCTGTGGCCTATCAgtaacttcaaataaaaaagacaaatattccTGTCGTTCAATATCTCTGAGCAGATAAAGATAACTGAATAGATACAGAATGGCCCGTCCAGCCATTGTCCACATGCAAAAGCTAGTAGCTGCAACATGAATAAGTTCCTGAACATTTTTATGTTTAGTGGCTGTTACATTTGTCTAAGCAAAAGTCGAAGAGGGCAGACAACTCTTCTAATAAAAACTCAGTGGCACAATGGCAGGACAAGGAAGGAAGCTGTGAATTCAGTCCAGCACAAGGAATaatgttcttgttttcctggTTTGCTGGATGAAACATTAGTTTCTGAAAAACGCCGTAAAATTGGTAGCTCAGGCTTTTCATCCAGCAAACCTCTGTGACCAAGCTGCACATGGCCTTGTACAACTGGGGTTCCCAAACAAGCAGCTTAAGAGGTACTAGGTGGTACGGAACTGAGTggtgaaaaaagaacaaagactgaaaatggTAGCTCCCAAACAAGAAAGTGACAGCTAGCACACTCTTGCATTCTTATGTCTCTGTGCTTGAAATGCTTGCTTGTAGTATCAGCTGTGAGCTCTAATGAGAAACTCAGAGGACAAACGTTCTGCACCCTAATCAaagattgttttttaaaacaaagctggcaaagtaaaaatacaatttaGAAACATGTTTAATAAATCTGACATGTAAAATCTAACTTAGTagagagggaagaaatattCCAACACCAAAAGTAAATTCAAAATTACTCTTTTCAGTTAATCAAACTGAAAGTTAGAGACTATCAGCTGAGCAGACTTCATAATCCTTTTCAGACCCCAAAAAGACCACTTGATTGAATACATTTACTACTTCTTTTTAACCATGAATATTTGATGAGGTCTCACAATAATGTATTACTGCTTCTCACCAGGCAATAAAACTTAATGAATTGGTCTCAACTTAACAAAACGGTGCTCCTCAATACAACCCCTAAAAGCCTGACATTACATTCAACAAAATGAGCTTACATTCAATTCAAACTTTCCTTTGGACAATGAATCCAGGTTTTTACTTAATGGAGTTTGCGGTGAGTTCAGCTGTAATGTTTGTATTGTATCTATTTCCACAAGGACTGACACAAGAACACTTTGTGTTAACTTACTAAGCAGCTCTTTCACACCGTTTACATGCATGATGGGTATTAGTTTGAAACCAAGACCCTTGCTACTTAGCATTCAAAACAGGGAAATTAAGATGCTTAGAACAAAATACACTACAAAAGGCTAATACAACATGCTACTAATTCCTGTCCTTTCAACCATCCTCCCTTAAGTAGAAGCAATGCACCTGCAAATGAATAGCACTTCATCATTCAGTTACATTTTTAGTATAGAGAAAGATGGATGTGGTTCAGCACAAACAAGTTTTATTCTTAATGGTTTGGTACTACcaacatttatatttatatttgtagaGAGCACTATAAAGCAATTCAGATATAGCTCTACAAGACTTGGTATAACAACTCAGTGAAAATGTGTACAGCCTTTACATCCATTTCGTTCTCAAAACAAAAGAcctttttctgttcatcttcAAGCAATGCTAGAAACGCTTAATGCTTAACgcattttctttacatttcctAATTTAACTGCATTACAGAAAATTAACAATGCTTTACTGAGTTATATACATTAACAAGACTGAGTAACTGTAAGGagcacagcatttcagaaatgctcttctttttttcagactgcAAGTAGATTTCAGATCTTAATTCTGCCCTGGTGATAAAGTCATTGGAAACCTCAGCTAGTGACTTTCATTTTGCACATCTGCAGAAGATATGTAAAATAATCCACAATTAAAACAAGGCATCAGTTCAACAACAGATTAAGTGGATACCTAAAAACAGTGAACATATAGGATGAagtatataatataattaaaaaaaaacaacaaacaatctCTCCTCATATTTTTAAGATTCTTCACCTTACAGCAACAGAAGACAAATTTTCACCTACTGAAAATACATAAGATAGtgtatttcagttctttatgGCCACAACTTGCTGCCTCTCTAAGTATCTATGTGAATTTCTCTGATGTTGGTGAGGTGGCATAAGGTACTTGTTTATCAGTATCTTACAAGTTTGCAAAGGTTTACAcggaaaaaaatctgttcagaaaaTGCAATCGAGTTGACTACTGCAGCAGTGTTAAACTGGCAAATAATGAGTGCAGAAACACGAATGAAGCCAGCCAAGACTTGAGCTTATGGATTATGCAGGTACTATCTTCAATGTATTACCTTCATAAGGAAATCACATGAGATGAAGATAGGAAATACAGTAAGGACTTGAAACTTAATTTGTTTCATAGTAGGACTAGTTGAGCCATCAGGATCTCTTTTTTACATTTGGCTCTGgataatattaatataattatacTAATAGACAGTTATCACATTTGTGTATATTTTCATACTATTTCAAAGTGGTTTCACTTaattatagaaatatatttgaaagcTGAATTTCTCTACCAATTATGAATATTAACTCCAGTGAGGAGCAATGGGATGATTTGTAGTGTTAAAGTATGTCCAATTTTAAAACTGCGCTTTCATTAACTTGTGCTAAAGCAAATATATCAGATCAGCTGCAAAGCATGATAACACATAGATAGCAGAGATTGGTTCAGAGGTTAGTGAAATACTTTCCCTCGCTCCATCatggaaactggaagaaaagggaaCTACTTCAAcagctgcaaaactgaaagcagctaGCAATTCGGAGGTCAGTGCTATTCAGATTTATACCAGAAGAAAGCAGCCTctcttcagatatttaaaagaaTTGACGCCACCCAATGgataaattctgttttcattaaatcaAGTGCCAAACAAGAACACACATCTGCTCAAAATATGATCAGACTTTGCTGAACCTACCTCACTAGTGTGGCACAGAAGCATCTTTAGAGAAAACATACTAAGGTGCATAAATATGCCTGGTACTCTGGCTGCTGACACTTCAGGATCTTCATCTTTTACCTCATGTCTAAGAGACCTTGGAAGAACAGCTAATGCTATAGGAGCAAATGGCCTGCATAGGATTTTAGATACAAAATGCCAGAGTATGAATAACTATAAACAGCATTAAAACTCAATTCTCACTTGTAACCAGTTCATTCAAAGCAGAGACTTATGTCCTTTCCTGAACACCATCTATTTACAGCACAAAGATGGTGTCATGCACAGTATCTATAGTTAATGCATTAATATGATTAACTCAAATGAgctaaacaacaaaacagttaaTTTAGATAAGTAAATAGTAATATGCATTTCAATTAACACCCTGCTCATTTTTATCTCTGCAAGtatgttaatattttaaggTAGTTAAACAGCAAATATAAATGTCAGAACAATATTGGCtgccatatttttttcccctgtagtgGTTCAGATATAGTCACATGAGCAGCTTATTAGGACACAGTCTGTTAGTGATATCAAGGGAAGGACAGTGAAAGTTCTTCACCCTCAGCCTGCAGATATTTCTAGAAACTATCTGGCTCAAACAGATATCCTTTCTTGTCCCTTTCTCAGTGCATTAAgcaattgaaaaataattcaatagAGGCAACGCTGAGCTTGAAAGAAGGTAAGATTCTGAGCAATGGGAATAGTTGCAGTGTGAGCTTAGGGCATGAGAGACCTCATTTACCTTGTTTATActtccagagaagaaaagtgGCTTTATTTGTACAGAAAATAGGTAGCATGTCAATACAAATGTGTTGTGGTGTGGTCTCCCACTGTGACgtgattttaaaattatgttgGTGAAAGGCTGGAAGGAGAGATGGTCTGTTTGATTTTAATATGGTTACTACTTAACCAAatggctttccttttttcttcattactaaAAACCTTTTAAAGATTGAAGAAAATGACCTTTCACTCCTAAGGTAGGCTGCCCTAGCCTCGAAAGTATTTCAGGCACATCCAGGCACTTCACCTGTTGAACTAACTATATCCTAACGCagcttcaaaacacagaaacaaaaacctgtaAAACTAATTTAACAGtcatttcaatttttctttagaaagccTTTTCCTTGAAAGCATTTAAGTAAGCTCTGATGAACTTGAAATACAAACTTTAAATCATGAAGTTGTTTACTCTTGAATAGCCTTCTTGGGCTAAGTAATTTGAAGTCAGTGCAAATGTACAACCACTTTACACTACAGAATATTGTGAAGATTCATCAATCACCTTATTAAAAACTCTTgtcaaaataaattgttttttccttccctataCATAAGTAAATCTCAGATGATATTCAATTATGATATTCAATTTTCTTAATGCACCAGGATCCACTccaaaaaatgcatttttctttcttaatgtaGTCtcttaaatacaaattaaaccAGTAGCTCTCCCAGAGACAGCTAGCATGAAAAtagactttttgtttgtttggtgtgaTTTTGATGGCAGtatcaaaagaaagaacaatgaGAAACATACAGATAACATACAAATTTTTTCAGGTTAGCATAATAGGAAGCTTTGTCTTTACTATAAAACGTTTGGAAGGGCAATAACTAACCCTACAAGTTTTGTCCCCATTAAGCATTCCCAATAAGTACAAGTCTGGCTCTGTCTTTACCTCCACACAGTCAAACTTCTCATTAACTTTAGATGTATATTCAATGCGGAAGAGAGTTGACAGGTTACCAGCAATATAGTATAAGAGAATCTTCAGTCCCTTGTAGCCAAAGGCAACTtcactgaggaaggaaaaaagcacagtCAGACCTCTAAGTAAGTTTCATTGCAAAATACTCAAAACATGGTACTAAAGATTTTAAATCTACATCCTCTTTCCCAGTGAGGTATATTAAACCTTTTAACAGTGAAAGAGAATCGAACTGGGCGCATACTATGTAGAAAGAGATAACACCTTACACTATTTTTATTAGTAAATTTGCTCCTCTAGTGGAGAAACAGAATATGTCTCTGAACTCAGTAAGACAGTGGCTGTATATTTAAGGCGATAACTCAAAGAATACTTGAAATAACTAATACTGCATTTACGTTCATCAGTGTCTTAAATTCACTAATGCTTATTAATACAAATTGATAAACAATGCTTACTAAAACTGTAGTACAGCAGTGTAAAGTTTTGTGACATATTGCTGCAAGCTATACTATATAAAACACTCAGATAACAAGTCAGCAACATATATGTTTCTAGAGGACAGTATTTATTATTAgaatcaagtaaaaaaaaaaccaaaaaaacacaacaacaaataaatgtcAATACTGTTGACAGATACTTTTTGGTTTTGGCACTCATGACTGTGAAAGTTTTAACAAAGAACCATTAATTCATGCAAATCTTATAAGGATGACTTGAACACAATAGCAGCTGAAATGACCAATTCTGACCATACAAACCAGGCATTTTGTTCTCTGCTAGTATCTTTAAAATACCGTGTAAAATGACTACAGGGCCTGAATTCCAGAGGCTAGGATTCAAAGCCATGATTTAATTATACAGGCACTTTACAATTGTTTGGTagcattattactttttaaaaaacaaaaatgaacaaacaaacaaaaaaatctcaagCAATTAGGAAACTACATTCCCTTCAAGATCTATGAATTTGACTGAATAATTTAACTTACTCATCACCAAACACTTGATGGCTGTACTCTGGATTAAAAGTTGTGTTCTCATCCTCCAAATCCTCAGGAAAGcgaactgagaagaaaaatgagcatGACCGAGTCATCAGCTTTGGTTTGTTCATACAGGGATTATATGCTAGATGTCCATGCATTCTTTCACTATGAACAATTTCAGTTATGAACCTGTTAGTCtggcacaaaaacaaaataaagacatcCTGTACAAATCAGATGCATGTTATTTTCACAAATCAAATCAGTAAGCACAACAAAACCAGGAAATTGACACAGATGTATATGATTTCATATGTACATCCTGAATGTGACTTTCACTCCATGGTGAACACTAAGGACACAGCCCAGCTGGATATTCTTACAGTAAGCAAGACCAATCATGTAATCAAAGCTTCCTTCTCATCTTGTCATTCTTCTCTCATATGCAGTTCAGAACACTTCATTGTAGGGAATGATGAACAGCAAAATGTTTATGAGTATTAATATTCGCATTACAATTTTGGAAAATTGGCATGGATACATACAAATCTACACTGACACAATATCAGTATTTCTACCAGTATTACTAAGATAACCAGCAATTCTTCTCACACAACTTTTATTGTTCTTCAGACCTTGGTATTAGAGGTCTTTGCTGGTAATGTGAAAACATCTGCTCAAGTAGCATCTACTCACACTCAGTAATGTAGCAAACAAGTATTTTATTCATGCTGACAGAGTTAACAGCAGCTACTGCACAGTAACTGCAACTGAAGTTCTTCCATCACAAACTTTATGATTAGTGAGTGAAATCAGAAGTTAAAGTAGGATTTTCTATGAAAATTTATAGAAGACTGTAATACTCAATTCCCAGATATCCTCTGCAGTTAAAATAACTACCTAAAATTGGAAGGGATATAGCTCTTCGCACAGGCATTAAAGTGATTGTTCAGCCCCATTAACAAGGCGTAGGTAGCTCAAGAAAACAGTGACATACTAATTTTGAATGAGTTACAAGTGCACGCAATGCTGTAGGAGTTAACAGCGctattaaatgttcttttttaatttaaaaaaaaaaaaaaggagaatatgGAACTACAGTCTCATTGCTGTTTTACTCCAGTAAAACTGGAGATGAAGTAAAAAGGATTTTCCATCAATAGGAGATATTCCAAGAGAAAAGTG
This genomic window from Coturnix japonica isolate 7356 chromosome 7, Coturnix japonica 2.1, whole genome shotgun sequence contains:
- the HAT1 gene encoding histone acetyltransferase type B catalytic subunit isoform X3 codes for the protein MAGLTPMEKKLAEYKCNTNEAIQLKLVRFPEDLEDENTTFNPEYSHQVFGDDEVAFGYKGLKILLYYIAGNLSTLFRIEYTSKVNEKFDCVEADDVESKIREIIPPGFCTNTDDFVSLLEKEVNFKPFGMLLHTYSVHNEEAGEDITYQIYKADMTCPGFREYHERLQTFLMWFIETASFIDVDDERWNYFIVFEKYNKDGATLFATVGYMTVYNYYVYPDKTRPRVSQMLILPPFQGEGHGAQLLETVHRYYMSSPTVLDITAEDPSENYIKLRDFVLVKLCQDLPCFSPGKLMQGFSQEMVMEAQQKLKINKQHTRRVYEILRLRATDMGDAEQSRSYRLDVKRRLIGPYKKKQRELAKMRRCLRPEELTNQLNQIDLNMQHEQLEESFQQLVSDYRRVLERLAQA
- the HAT1 gene encoding histone acetyltransferase type B catalytic subunit isoform X4, which codes for MEKKLAEYKCNTNEAIQLKLVRFPEDLEDENTTFNPEYSHQVFGDDEVAFGYKGLKILLYYIAGNLSTLFRIEYTSKVNEKFDCVEADDVESKIREIIPPGFCTNTDDFVSLLEKEVNFKPFGMLLHTYSVHNEEAGEDITYQIYKADMTCPGFREYHERLQTFLMWFIETASFIDVDDERWNYFIVFEKYNKDGATLFATVGYMTVYNYYVYPDKTRPRVSQMLILPPFQGEGHGAQLLETVHRYYMSSPTVLDITAEDPSENYIKLRDFVLVKLCQDLPCFSPGKLMQGFSQEMVMEAQQKLKINKQHTRRVYEILRLRATDMGDAEQSRSYRLDVKRRLIGPYKKKQRELAKMRRCLRPEELTNQLNQIDLNMQHEQLEESFQQLVSDYRRVLERLAQA
- the HAT1 gene encoding histone acetyltransferase type B catalytic subunit isoform X1 codes for the protein MADAGKQATCNFLPHPLWKEGLTPMEKKLAEYKCNTNEAIQLKLVRFPEDLEDENTTFNPEYSHQVFGDDEVAFGYKGLKILLYYIAGNLSTLFRIEYTSKVNEKFDCVEADDVESKIREIIPPGFCTNTDDFVSLLEKEVNFKPFGMLLHTYSVHNEEAGEDITYQIYKADMTCPGFREYHERLQTFLMWFIETASFIDVDDERWNYFIVFEKYNKDGATLFATVGYMTVYNYYVYPDKTRPRVSQMLILPPFQGEGHGAQLLETVHRYYMSSPTVLDITAEDPSENYIKLRDFVLVKLCQDLPCFSPGKLMQGFSQEMVMEAQQKLKINKQHTRRVYEILRLRATDMGDAEQSRSYRLDVKRRLIGPYKKKQRELAKMRRCLRPEELTNQLNQIDLNMQHEQLEESFQQLVSDYRRVLERLAQA
- the HAT1 gene encoding histone acetyltransferase type B catalytic subunit isoform X2 encodes the protein MGGRTSANAAGIGRQGLTPMEKKLAEYKCNTNEAIQLKLVRFPEDLEDENTTFNPEYSHQVFGDDEVAFGYKGLKILLYYIAGNLSTLFRIEYTSKVNEKFDCVEADDVESKIREIIPPGFCTNTDDFVSLLEKEVNFKPFGMLLHTYSVHNEEAGEDITYQIYKADMTCPGFREYHERLQTFLMWFIETASFIDVDDERWNYFIVFEKYNKDGATLFATVGYMTVYNYYVYPDKTRPRVSQMLILPPFQGEGHGAQLLETVHRYYMSSPTVLDITAEDPSENYIKLRDFVLVKLCQDLPCFSPGKLMQGFSQEMVMEAQQKLKINKQHTRRVYEILRLRATDMGDAEQSRSYRLDVKRRLIGPYKKKQRELAKMRRCLRPEELTNQLNQIDLNMQHEQLEESFQQLVSDYRRVLERLAQA